A genomic segment from Dietzia psychralcaliphila encodes:
- a CDS encoding isochorismatase family cysteine hydrolase: MIDMQNSYFEFPELAAVRDELVGSINELIRAAHDADRPVVLVRTEHAEDGSTWTLNMREDDQGFAFPGTEQARFLDGLATGGHVEVVKTRDSAFFKTSLRAELDRLGASRLLVCGVSTHSCVAQTAIDGFAENLHVAVARGAVSSDNSPLSEALLEFLHDQMRQPLLDQTQSLELLRTGHWPD; the protein is encoded by the coding sequence GTGATCGACATGCAGAACTCCTACTTCGAGTTCCCCGAGCTGGCGGCGGTGCGCGACGAACTGGTCGGATCGATCAACGAGCTCATCCGCGCCGCCCACGACGCCGACCGCCCGGTGGTCCTGGTGCGGACCGAGCACGCCGAGGACGGCTCCACCTGGACCCTCAACATGCGCGAGGACGACCAGGGCTTCGCGTTCCCCGGCACCGAGCAGGCCCGGTTCCTCGACGGACTGGCGACCGGCGGCCACGTGGAGGTGGTCAAGACCCGGGACAGCGCGTTCTTCAAGACCAGCCTGAGAGCCGAGCTGGACAGGCTCGGCGCGAGCCGACTGCTCGTGTGCGGGGTGTCAACGCACAGCTGCGTGGCGCAGACCGCCATCGACGGCTTCGCCGAGAACCTCCACGTGGCCGTGGCCCGCGGCGCCGTCTCGTCGGACAACTCCCCGTTGTCCGAGGCGCTCCTGGAGTTCCTGCACGACCAGATGCGTCAGCCGCTGCTGGACCAGACGC